Genomic DNA from Puntigrus tetrazona isolate hp1 chromosome 6, ASM1883169v1, whole genome shotgun sequence:
ATCTATTTCCACACAAAAGTAAATTAACAAAACTCTCTTTGGAGAATAATCTTTTAACAGAACTGCAGCAAGATCTATTTGTCGGTTTCTCTTCATTAAAGACTCTAACTCTACACAACAATCAACTTACCAGTCTTCCCAATGTCCTTTTTGGAGAAATGCCCAAAATAACCGAATTTAGTCTAAGCCATAACAATCTCACTCACCTACCAACTGGAGTTTTCAGTCCACTTAAGAAGCTCAAGAAGCTAGACCTTTCCTCAAACCAGTTTTCAACCATATCTGCAGACTTTTTTGAAGGTCTTGGGAAACTAATTGATCTAAATCTCCAAAACAACATGATAGAGTCATTAAAACAAGAGGACTTTGAAAAACTTCAGTCTCTTACAACTCTCAGACTGGGAAATAATCAACTGCAAAGCCTTCCTGGTGATGTTTTTGATGCTCTTCCAAAACTCAATAAACTGTACCTGAAACAGAACCCATGGCGGTGTGACTGTAACCTGCGACCATTCTTTGACTGGATGAAGAACAATGAGGACAAGATTAAATCAAAGCCACCAGAAGTTTGTGAGTCTCCAAAAAATCTGCAAACGCAATCAATCACCTCTTTAACAGAAGAACAATTAATATGCCTTACAACTTTACCAACTACCACCTCTCTCCTGACAAGTACCGTTCCCATGACCACAACTGTCTCAACGATGACAACAGCACCTCCAATGACCACTGCTTTACAGACAACTACTCCAACAACAACTCAACCAACTACAACACAGACAACCACACAAGCCATCACCACAGCGCCAACTACTCATCTCACAACTTTGCTACTTACCACAACCACACTACCTACCACCACTGCCACAACAACAGCTCCAACAACCACAACAGTCCCAACTACGGCGTCAACAACCACGATACCATCAACGACTGCCCTCCTGACAACTACATTATTTCCCACCACACCAACAACGACAGTTCCAACAACAACTGCGACCCCCACTTCTACAACCGCGATACCATCAACGACTGCCCTCCTGACAACTACATTGATTCCAACCACACCAACAACGACTGCGACCCCCACTTCTACAACCATGATACCATCAACAACTGCCCAAGTGACAACTACACTGATTCCCACCACGTCAACTTTAGCGACTACAGCTATAGTAATCCCCACCACTATTACAAGTCAAGAGACAACAACAACTACCTTACCACCCAGCACGACTATAACAACTCCTTTTCTCACCAGTACTTTCATCTGTACCGGCTCTCCTCAGACAATTCTTTCAACACACACTACCGCTTACAAGTACTTATCATGCAAGGAACAGGTGATATTTTATACCTCTATGCTGCTGGTGGAAATCTGTTGTACTCTGGTGCTGGCCAAATTCACCTATACATTATACTGCTCACTGGAGCAAAGGGAGAGACTGTACACTCAAGTCAACTTGACTCACTTCTCCTATACTAAGTCTATTGTACTCAGACCAGTTGAAGAGACTGTAGCTCTTtgatctctcttttttctttgaaaattaaatagcATCTGGCGGTGGACATTTATGAGAGTTGAGTGTTCCTTAAAGGAATGATTTCCCAAACTAATTGATGCTGAATTGATGctttatgcattcatttcatGCACAGTAGGGTCCACAAGTCTGAATCTtgtgttttctattaaaaagaCTTATGtcttatatttttacataattattatatacaatatataacaatttaaatgaagAGTTGCATtggaagtaataataataagcacgGTATAGTTATCAGTTATCAAGTGTTAATGTGTGTTATAAGGGTAAGTAAGCAAAGACAGAATTAAACGTTTTATGTCTGTCCAAACTTGcagtgtacatattttacaatggAGCACAAACCAACAGTTTAgcttcattttgttgttgttgttgtttttattttatttatttatttttagattaaaacttaaaatcaattaatcaagTCAAAATCAATTAACATgtgagttttttgtttgtttgttttaatttgaaaaggTTTTCTTGTGAGTTCAGTTACTATCAAGattttgatatattattatttgtcataaGCCACATTTCCACtgtatactaaatatattttttatgtttttttaacacttaggatttaatattctttatttatttatttgttgttgttgttgctgctgctgcttggGAACATTTTCTGGGTCGAATTAAGCATTATGTTGTTCTTCAAAACATATGAATGCATGTCTTTCACAAAGTCGAGCACTAGATGTCAGTGTAgccacatttatttagttttgtccAATAATTTCCGGTACGTCTCTTCCAAACAGTGATCTATAAACTCAAATACATAACAACCTGCAcacaatatctttaaaaaatacatattggtCTAAGAACTATTGACCTACGTGTGtagtgtacatattttacagtaGAGCACAAATGGAAAACTCATATactcatatatcatatatactcATTAtaaggagaagaaaaaatatatttctgtaagACGTTTTCGATATTAACTATAACTGGCCTATTTCGTCGTCGTCATCATTCTCTTGCAACCCTTGGGATGTTTGTAAGACCAAAGAATACTGACTAAAGAAATAGACACATCTGGGGTCAAAATATGTTTAATCAAACGGACCACTAGATGGCGATTGAACCAAATGTGCATTTGTGCATATGGTGGACTGTAAACATTGGCGATTTGTTAATGCTCGGACATTCACCACAGCTTCGGCAGCACGCCTGCCATCACGTATTTTATTCGTTTCTCTAATCCAATCATTTAAAGCTAAAACCTCTCTAAATTATAGGGCGAAATAGTAAAGAAACTAAGAGATGAAAATATCATGCCATTGTTTATAAAGCATCACCTGCATGATTGAAATCTAAAATGATTCTATGGATGTGAGACTGGTGAGTACTTTGTTTCATATGTTTCATATTATTTACTACTGTGTCAAAAATGTTAGGAACATAATttcatatacacataaaaatatgatgtgtgtgtgtgtgtgtgtgtgtgtgtgtgtgtgtgtgtgttcatatgcaTAATCATGCTTGATCTTTATACtgttctattttttattattttgtgtaatatttaacagtgtAATCACAGTCATGAGCTCTCATAGGCCTATGGGACAACGTTACATTCAGTGACGCTGTTCCAATGCCAAAGAGACCATACAGAATTGCCATGGTGATGTATGGTGGAATTTTGCAGCCATGGTGATGGCtatataatgcatgtattttatctAGCCACggtgaaatgaatgaaaagaataaaaaaagctttaaaagtcTCAGCTGCATcagagtttagtttttttttatgatgcaaaTCGCATTGACAAAGACACATTTCAGATGCAAAAcataatttgattaattgaattatttctgAGGTTTAAATTTAAAGGAACGGAATGAAGACCTCAGAATCTCTCAGGAGGACTTCTTAATAGTTAGAAGGGAGCCTTGTTTtaaaagacttattttttttatataagctAAGAATGTATTTAAAGGCTCATTAACACCAAGAACAATAACTACTATGATGGTTATGTTAGCATATACAGACACAATGTAGTGTTCTGATATAAGCACGTAAGCGCAAATTGCGTTTATCTCATCTACCACTACAAATGCTCATTCTATTaaagcaggatggattctgattggctgtcagtgcTTTTACCGTTTTTCTCAGCTGAACAAAAAAGGTTCTGAAGGTGCACCTCTGTGTCATTGTAGCAGTTGTGGTGTGGTCTTATTCCATACAGTGCAAAAAGCAATATTTGATTCAAAGTGAAATAACTTAACCACTgcctacatttttttagttgtgtcaaattaaatatttcagctgtcacttacattaacattaagtgacacgtttaatatattttagttgtcacttattgttatttaaagttGAAACGACTAtggttttttacagtgtataattACAAAGATTATTCAAATTGTATGGTTATGATTATAGTTACCATGCTTGGTGTAAATGAGCCTTAAAGAATATTAAACTACTGaacaataaagaaacattattcACTTGATACAACAAACATGTtgagtaaattaaatatataactgtagcatttttttcccaaggccaaaaaaaggaaaccaaaaaagtgtattttaaacagTCTACCCAATTAACCAATTACCAAGCCTAATTGTAGTCTCCTGAGGAGAGGTTAAGGAGTAAGAGCAGTGTCTCTCTCATTCTCCAACACCAAGACCGAGGCCTAATCAAGTTATCATATCAACAAATCTCTCATCAGGGGCCCACGTCTGACACCAGCAGAAAGAGAGGCCAGTCGACGACTAATTTCCAGCAGCAGGAAGTTAGAGTTCGCCTGCCAGGCGAGATGAAAAGTACCTGCAGACCCCAGTCGAGCTGCCCTCACCATCCTGCTGGGAGAGCACTCACGCTGGGCACAACAGAGCGCTCTCTCCCTGTGTCCCAACTGGAAGGGGGGTAGTAGCATCATAG
This window encodes:
- the LOC122346707 gene encoding leucine-rich repeat-containing protein 15, which codes for MNITFAFRNIILKGQSGAAEMSRHVHLKIAFVFIYILVHLHWSCAVDFCEPGEDCKNQDVYDNTVTAIPEKFKDGADEIFFVDSQIPVIHKGVLSKNPQIKKIEFLSTSTHSVEAGAFEGLPNITTIEISSTNVTSLPVGVFKGLSNLEKLVLKSNKIHSLENGLFDDLKNLKFLHLHMNEIGSIEEGTFDNLEKLSVLHLAKNNLSSVSASLFSKLKGLTIFRLYENQLTALPDGIFDNFPKVTEIALESNQISFIQPNLFPHKSKLTKLSLENNLLTELQQDLFVGFSSLKTLTLHNNQLTSLPNVLFGEMPKITEFSLSHNNLTHLPTGVFSPLKKLKKLDLSSNQFSTISADFFEGLGKLIDLNLQNNMIESLKQEDFEKLQSLTTLRLGNNQLQSLPGDVFDALPKLNKLYLKQNPWRCDCNLRPFFDWMKNNEDKIKSKPPEVCESPKNLQTQSITSLTEEQLICLTTLPTTTSLLTSTVPMTTTVSTMTTAPPMTTALQTTTPTTTQPTTTQTTTQAITTAPTTHLTTLLLTTTTLPTTTATTTAPTTTTVPTTASTTTIPSTTALLTTTLFPTTPTTTVPTTTATPTSTTAIPSTTALLTTTLIPTTPTTTATPTSTTMIPSTTAQVTTTLIPTTSTLATTAIVIPTTITSQETTTTTLPPSTTITTPFLTSTFICTGSPQTILSTHTTAYKYLSCKEQVIFYTSMLLVEICCTLVLAKFTYTLYCSLEQRERLYTQVNLTHFSYTKSIVLRPVEETVAL